The region GCGCGCGGCCACATCCGCCGCCAGCGGCGCATCCAGGCCCAGCGCCTTAAGTTCCGCCACCCGGCTGAAAACCTCCGCCGGCCGCCCGGTCATCGCCACCTTGCCGGCGTCGATGACCACGACCCGATCGGCGGCCACCGCCTCCTCCATGAAATGCGTTATATATACGACCGCAATCCCTTCCGTCCTGTTGAGGCGGACGACCGTCGCCAACACCTCGTCGCGGCCCTGCGGATCGAGCATCGCCGTCGGCTCGTCGAGCACCAGACACCTTGGCCGCATCGCCAGCACGCCGGCGATCGCCACCCGCTGCTTCTGCCCGCCGGACAAGAGATGCGGTCCGTGATGGCGATAACCCTCCATCCCAACCAACGCCAGCGCCTCGGTCACCCTGGCAGCGATCTCGGGCGGCGCCACCCCCAGGTTCTCGGGCCCGAAAGCGACATCCTCCTCCACCACCGCCGCCACGATCTGATTGTCGGGATTCTGGAATACCATCCCGACCTTCTGGCGGATCGGCCACACATTCTCCGGCGCTGCCGTGCTCAGCCCTTCCACCAGGCACTCGCCGCCGGTGGGCGTGAGCAGAGCGTTGAAATGCTTGGCCAGCGTTGACTTCCCCGAGCCGTTGGCGCCGATGATCGCCACGAACTCGCCCGCCCCGACGGACAGGCTGATATCCTCAAGCGCCACCACCTCGGTCCCGCCGGGGCCGGGGTAAGAATGGCGCAGATTTATCGTCTTTATCATCCAGGTCAATCTCCTTACACGGTAACTCTGCTTGAAAAGCCCCTCTGCGGCGTCTTCTACGGGCGCTTGCTCGTTCCAATACATGGCCGGAGCTATTAAAGCAGAATCGGCATTATAATGGAGCAAAAGGACGGACCTGCCTCGGACAGGCAGATAAGGGCGGCCAGTGGCCGCCCCGTGTGTAACCCGCTGAAACTTATAAACGAAAACCAGGCGACCCTAGAGTATCCCCCATTGTCACCCGGGTCTTCACCCTAAACCAGTTCGAGAATGGACATCGGCGCGGCGTCGCCGCGGCGCGGCCCCAGCTTAAGAATACGGGTATAGCCGCCCTGACGGTCCTTGTACTTCGGACCAATCTCATCGAACAGCTTCTTCACCACATCTTCGTCCATCAGGAACGACAGCGCCTGACGGCGGGCGTGCAGATCGCCCCGTTTGGCCAGCGTGATCATCTTCGCGGCCAGCTTGCTTGCTTCCTTAGCTTTCATTTCGGTCGTCTCAATGCGTCCGTGGGCAAAGAAGGAAGTCAAAATGCTGCGGAACAGCGCCTTGCGCGCGCTGGAATCGCGTCCAAGTTTGCGGTAAAACATGATTCACCCTCCCTCCTTTAATCTTCGCTTTCAGCCAGCGACAACCCGAGTTCGCCCAGCTTCTTCTTAACCTCGTCCAAAGACTTGCGGCCGAGATTGCGTACTTTCATCATATCTTCTTCGGTCTTTTGCACCAATTCGGCCACCGTGTTGATCCCGGCCCGTTTCAGGCAGTTGTAAGACCGGACGGACAGCTCCAGATCCTCGATGGTCATCTCCATCGTCTTGGCGCCGGCATCCTCGGCCGACTCGGTGAACGGACCGCCTTCGCCCTCGTCCTCGGCGGCCACCCCGGCGATGTTCTGGAACAGCTTCAGGTGGGCCACCATGATCCCGGCCGACTTGCTCACCGCTTCCTCGGGGCGAATGCTGCCGTCGGTCCAGATCTCGAGCGTCAGTTTATCATAATCGGTGACATTGCCGACACGGGTATCGGTGACATTATAATTAACCCGCAGGATCGGGGAAAAGATCGAATCCACCGGGATAACACCGATAACATGGTCAGGCTTCTTGTTCTTATCGGCCGGCACATAGCCGCGCCCCCGCTCGACCGTTATCTCCATACGGAGCGAACTGCCCACCGACAAAGTGGCGATATGAAGATCGGGATTTAAAATCTCCACATCGGGGTCGGTGATGATATCGGCGGCCTTGACCTCGCCCTCGCCCTCTTTCTCGATGCGCACGACCTTGGTCTCGTCGCCGTGCAGCTTGATAAAGAGCTCCTTGAGGTTAAGGATTATGTCGGTAACGTCTTCCCGAACACCGGGAACCGTGGAAAACTCGTGGAGGACGCCGTCGATCTTCACCGACGTCACGGCCGCGCCGGGCAGCGACGACAGCAGGATGCGCCGCAGGCTGTTGCCGAGAGTAATGCCGTAGCCCCTCTCCAGCGGTTCGCAGACGAACTTGCCGTAACGGTTGTCCTCGCTAATCTCCACTATCTCGATCTTCGGTTTTTCGATTTCCATCATCCGGAAATACCCTCCTCTTCGCGCAAACTGAACAGTTACGCCGTTTCCATTGTTGAGGGCGGATTAACGGGAGTACAATTCAACAATGAAGTGTTCCTGAACGGGAACATCAATCTCCTCCCGGGTCGGGAACCGCTGAACCTTGCCGCTGAGGCCGGCGGCATTGAGCTCCAGCCAAGCAGGCACCGTCTTAGTGGCCAGACCTTCGGCCATCTCCTTTATAACCGGCGCATCCTTGCTGCCCTCGGCCACGGCAATCACATCGCCCGCCTTAACATGGAAAGAGGGGATATCCACACGACGGCCATTCACGATGAAATGGCCATGACGAACCAACTGCCTGGCCTGGGTGCGACTCGAAGCGAACCCGAGACGGAACACCACATTGTCCAGGCGCCTTTCCAGCAGAACCAGGAGGTTCTCGCCGGTAATGCCTTTCTGGCGCTCGGCTTTCTCAAAATAATTGCGGAACTGCCGCTCAAGCAAGCCGTAAATACGGCGGGTCTTCTGCTTCTCGCGCAGCTGGATGCCGTACTCGGAAACCTTTTTGCGGGCCTGTCCCTGGCCGTGCTGGCCGGGCGCGTAGCCGCGGCGGCTGAACGCGCACTTGTCGCTATAGCATCTGTCGCCCTTCAGGTACAGCTTCGCACCCTCCCGGCGGCACTGTCTGCAAACAGCCTCAATATATCTTGCCATTCTTGTCTAACACCTCCCGAAATCTTAAACTCTTCTGCGTTTGGGCGGACGGCAGCCGTTGTGGGGGATGGGCGTGACATCCTTGATCAGGTTGACCTCAAGCCCGGCGGCCTGCAGCGAGCGGATCGCCGCCTCGCGACCAGAACCCGGACCCTTTACGAAAACCTCGATCTGCTTCATCCCATGCTCCATCGCCGCCTTGGCCGCCTGCTCGGCCGCCATCTGAGCGGCGAACGGCGTGCTTTTGCGCGAGCCCTTAAAGCCCATTCCGCCGGCGCTGGCCCAGGAAATAGCGTTGCCCTTCTGGTCCGTGATCGTCACGATGGTATTATTGAAGGTCGAACGAATATGGGCCACGCCATACTCGATATTCTTGCGTTCCTTCCGCTTAGGTCTGGCGGCAACTTTCTTCGCTACCAATCTTTATCCCTCCTACTTCGACTTCCGTTTTACGCCGACCGTCTTCTTCGGTCCCTTGCGGGTCCGGGCGTTGGTCTTGGTCCGCTGTCCGCGGACCGGCAGGCCCATGCGGTGACGCTTGCCGCGATACGAGCCGATCTCAATCAGCCGCTTGATATTCAGCTGCTCCTCGCGGCGCAGGTCGCCCTCGACCTTGTAATTCTTATCGATAGCCTCCCTGAGCTTGGAAATCTCTTCTTCCGTAAGATCCCGCACCCGGGTTTCGGGGTTGATGCCGGTGGCCGCCACAATCTCCTTCGAGAGGGTCAGCCCGAGGCCATAGATGTATGTCAAAGCAACTTCGATCCGTTTATCACGCGGTAAGTCTACTCCGGCAATACGCGCCATATACTCTCCACCTCCTAACCTTGTCTTTGCTTATGCTTCGGATTTTCGCAAATCACCATAACATTGCCCTTGCGCTTGATGACCTTGCACTTCTCACAAATGGGCTTGACCGACGGTCTAACCTTCATGACTAAAACCTCCTCTAGTCCCCACTACTTAAAGCGGTAAGTGATACGACCGCGTTTGAGGTCGTACGGCGTCAGTTCAACCGTGACTCTATCCCCAGGCAAGATGCGGATGAAATTCATCCTGATCTTGCCGGATATGTGTGCCATCACGACATGCCCGTTCTCCAGCTTGACCTGGAACATGGCGTTGGGCAATGCCTCTACAACGGTGCCTTCCACCTCGATTACATCTTGCTTGGACATGAGACTCCCTCCTCGTCCGCATCACTACTGGTGTCAGCGACCGCGTTCAAAGCCGCGCGGATCTCGCGATCAGTCGCTTCCCGCCCGCCGGCGATCACTGCAGCGACACCTTCGTCAATAAACTTCAGCACGCCGACATGCCGGACATTCTTCTTCTTCGGCTTGGCAGCCCCGCGGCCCCGGCCGTCCGCCACCAGGATATAAGGCGGCGCAAACCCGACCACCAGATACAGTCGTCCCCGGTCGCGGCCGGTCAGCGAGCGGACCGCCTGCCCGAGTGCTATCCTGTCAACCGACACGGAACTTTCCCCCTACAATTTGGTCAAAACTTCCGGTCCGTTCTCAGTGACGACGACAGTATGCTCGAAATGGGCCGACCGTTTGCCGTCGGTCGTGACCACCGTCCAGCCGTCATCCAGCGTCCTTACTTCGTGTGTGCCCAAGTTGATCATCGGCTCGACCGCCAGCGTCATACCCGGTTTGAGGCGCGGGCCGCGGCCGGGAGAGCCGTAGTTCGGGATTTGAGGGTCCTCATGCATATTGCGCCCGATGCCATGGCCCACATAATCGCGGACAACACCGTATCCGTGGGCTTCAGCCTCGACCTGGACAGCGTGGGAAATATCGCTGAGCTTATTCCCCGCCACCGCCTGCTCGAGCCCCTTATACAGGGAAGCCTCGGTCACCTCGATCAACCTCGCGACCTCGGCGTCAACCTCGCCCACCGGAACCGTGATGGCGGCATCGCCGTAATATCCATTTATTACCGCCCCGATGTCAATACTTACATTATCTCCACTTTTCAGGCGTCTTAGTCCGGGGATGCCGTGCACCACCTGCTCGTTCACCGAAGTGCAGATATTGCCGGGGAAACCGTGGTAACCCTTGAAGGCCGGAATAGCGCCGGCGCCCTTGATATATTCTTCGGCAACCTTATCCAGTTCCTGCGTCGTCACATCGGGCCGGGCGGCTTTTTTAACCTCTGCCAGAGCTCCGGCCACGATCCTGCCCGCGTCGCGCATATAGCGCAATTCGCGCTCGGACTTGAGAATGATCATGCCCCGGCGCCCCGCAAGCTGGTCTCGATGGCTGCCAACACCTCGTCGATGCCCTGGCGGCCATCGATCTCGGTATAAAGCCCTTTCTCCCGGTAGTAGCCGATAAGAGGCTGCGTCTGAGCCTGGTACACCTCAAGACGCTTAGCAACCGTCTCCTCCTTATCGTCCGCCCGCTGAAAAATCTCGCCGCCGCACTTATCGCACTTGTCAGCGGCCGCCGGCGGATTAAACGCGACATGATAGGTAGCGCCGCAACCCTTGCAAATGCGCCGCCCCGTCATCCGTCTCACCAGCTCGTCGTCCGGCACCGTAATATTAACCACCCGGGTAAGCCGGATGCCCAGCTCGGTCAGCGTCTTATCGAGCGCCGCCGCCTGCTCGAGCGTGCGGGGAAAACCGTCGAGGATGAACCCCGCCTGGCAGTCTGGCTTCGCCAGACGTTCCTTAACAATGCCGATCGTCACACTGTCAGGCACCAGACCACCCGCGTCCATATAACGTTTGGCCTCAAGACCGAGGGGCGTGCCCTCTTTCACAGCCGCCCGGAACATATCGCCCGTGGAAATATGAGGAATACTATACTTCTCCACCAACAGCGCCGCCTGGGTGCCCTTACCGGCCCCCGGCGGACCCATAAGCAGGATAAACACTTAGCGCACCTCCTACTTCATGAAGCCCTGATAATGGCGCATCAGGATGACCGCCTCGATCTGCTTCATGGTATCGAGCGCCACGCCAACGACAATAAGGAGCGCGGTGCCGCCGAAGTAAACCCCCTGGATATTTGTCGCCCAAACAACGATATTAGGCAAAATGGCGATAAACGCGAGGAAGATGGCACCGGCGAGAGTTATCCTTGTCATGACGCGATCTAAATAGTCGGCGGTCGGTTTGCCCGGACGGAGGCCGGGGATAAAGCCGCCGTATTTTTTCATGTTCTCTGCCATATCCGATATGTTCATGGTAACCGCAGTGTAGAAATACGTAAAGAAGATGATGAGCACCGCATAAAGCGTCGTATTCAGCATCGTACCCCACGCGAACCACCCTGCCACCGTCTTCACCCAGCCAACCTCAACAAACTGGGCGATGGTTATCGGGAACATCAGCACGGATGACGCAAAGATGATCGGAATAACGCCCGCCTGGTTAACCTTCAGCGGGATATGGGTCGAATGTCCGCCGTACATCTTGCGGCCTACGACCCGTTTGGCATACTGTACGGGAATCTTGCGCTGGCCCTGCTGGATCAGGATGACGAACACAACCATCGCCAGCGCGATGATGGCAAACAGCGCCACATTGAAATAATTGATAGTGCCGGCCTTGACATACTGGTAAATGACACTAAGGCCGTCCGGCAGGCGGGATACAATCCCGGCGAAGATT is a window of Selenomonadales bacterium 4137-cl DNA encoding:
- a CDS encoding energy-coupling factor transporter ATPase, whose amino-acid sequence is MIKTINLRHSYPGPGGTEVVALEDISLSVGAGEFVAIIGANGSGKSTLAKHFNALLTPTGGECLVEGLSTAAPENVWPIRQKVGMVFQNPDNQIVAAVVEEDVAFGPENLGVAPPEIAARVTEALALVGMEGYRHHGPHLLSGGQKQRVAIAGVLAMRPRCLVLDEPTAMLDPQGRDEVLATVVRLNRTEGIAVVYITHFMEEAVAADRVVVIDAGKVAMTGRPAEVFSRVAELKALGLDAPLAADVAARLRAAGIAVPEAIITDEELAVALCR
- the rplQ gene encoding 50S ribosomal protein L17; translated protein: MFYRKLGRDSSARKALFRSILTSFFAHGRIETTEMKAKEASKLAAKMITLAKRGDLHARRQALSFLMDEDVVKKLFDEIGPKYKDRQGGYTRILKLGPRRGDAAPMSILELV
- a CDS encoding DNA-directed RNA polymerase subunit alpha gives rise to the protein MMEIEKPKIEIVEISEDNRYGKFVCEPLERGYGITLGNSLRRILLSSLPGAAVTSVKIDGVLHEFSTVPGVREDVTDIILNLKELFIKLHGDETKVVRIEKEGEGEVKAADIITDPDVEILNPDLHIATLSVGSSLRMEITVERGRGYVPADKNKKPDHVIGVIPVDSIFSPILRVNYNVTDTRVGNVTDYDKLTLEIWTDGSIRPEEAVSKSAGIMVAHLKLFQNIAGVAAEDEGEGGPFTESAEDAGAKTMEMTIEDLELSVRSYNCLKRAGINTVAELVQKTEEDMMKVRNLGRKSLDEVKKKLGELGLSLAESED
- the rpsD gene encoding 30S ribosomal protein S4, producing the protein MARYIEAVCRQCRREGAKLYLKGDRCYSDKCAFSRRGYAPGQHGQGQARKKVSEYGIQLREKQKTRRIYGLLERQFRNYFEKAERQKGITGENLLVLLERRLDNVVFRLGFASSRTQARQLVRHGHFIVNGRRVDIPSFHVKAGDVIAVAEGSKDAPVIKEMAEGLATKTVPAWLELNAAGLSGKVQRFPTREEIDVPVQEHFIVELYSR
- the rpsK gene encoding 30S ribosomal protein S11; this translates as MVAKKVAARPKRKERKNIEYGVAHIRSTFNNTIVTITDQKGNAISWASAGGMGFKGSRKSTPFAAQMAAEQAAKAAMEHGMKQIEVFVKGPGSGREAAIRSLQAAGLEVNLIKDVTPIPHNGCRPPKRRRV
- the rpsM gene encoding 30S ribosomal protein S13, whose translation is MARIAGVDLPRDKRIEVALTYIYGLGLTLSKEIVAATGINPETRVRDLTEEEISKLREAIDKNYKVEGDLRREEQLNIKRLIEIGSYRGKRHRMGLPVRGQRTKTNARTRKGPKKTVGVKRKSK
- the rpmJ gene encoding 50S ribosomal protein L36 → MKVRPSVKPICEKCKVIKRKGNVMVICENPKHKQRQG
- the infA gene encoding translation initiation factor IF-1 is translated as MSKQDVIEVEGTVVEALPNAMFQVKLENGHVVMAHISGKIRMNFIRILPGDRVTVELTPYDLKRGRITYRFK
- a CDS encoding KOW domain-containing RNA-binding protein, whose protein sequence is MSVDRIALGQAVRSLTGRDRGRLYLVVGFAPPYILVADGRGRGAAKPKKKNVRHVGVLKFIDEGVAAVIAGGREATDREIRAALNAVADTSSDADEEGVSCPSKM
- the map gene encoding type I methionyl aminopeptidase, producing MIILKSERELRYMRDAGRIVAGALAEVKKAARPDVTTQELDKVAEEYIKGAGAIPAFKGYHGFPGNICTSVNEQVVHGIPGLRRLKSGDNVSIDIGAVINGYYGDAAITVPVGEVDAEVARLIEVTEASLYKGLEQAVAGNKLSDISHAVQVEAEAHGYGVVRDYVGHGIGRNMHEDPQIPNYGSPGRGPRLKPGMTLAVEPMINLGTHEVRTLDDGWTVVTTDGKRSAHFEHTVVVTENGPEVLTKL
- a CDS encoding adenylate kinase, producing the protein MFILLMGPPGAGKGTQAALLVEKYSIPHISTGDMFRAAVKEGTPLGLEAKRYMDAGGLVPDSVTIGIVKERLAKPDCQAGFILDGFPRTLEQAAALDKTLTELGIRLTRVVNITVPDDELVRRMTGRRICKGCGATYHVAFNPPAAADKCDKCGGEIFQRADDKEETVAKRLEVYQAQTQPLIGYYREKGLYTEIDGRQGIDEVLAAIETSLRGAGA
- the secY gene encoding preprotein translocase subunit SecY; amino-acid sequence: MLSALSNVVKIPELRQKVMFTLLMFLVFRAGTHVPVPGVNAAMIEQLFNQGNLFGLLDLFSGGALSKFSVFAMSITPYINASIIMQLLTVVVPKFEQWAKEGDEGRKKITQITRYGTVLLGFIQAIGMAYGLKVAIVNPSIGSIILIALTLTAGTTFLMWLGEQITEKGIGNGISLIIFAGIVSRLPDGLSVIYQYVKAGTINYFNVALFAIIALAMVVFVILIQQGQRKIPVQYAKRVVGRKMYGGHSTHIPLKVNQAGVIPIIFASSVLMFPITIAQFVEVGWVKTVAGWFAWGTMLNTTLYAVLIIFFTYFYTAVTMNISDMAENMKKYGGFIPGLRPGKPTADYLDRVMTRITLAGAIFLAFIAILPNIVVWATNIQGVYFGGTALLIVVGVALDTMKQIEAVILMRHYQGFMK